The DNA region AACATGCATTTAATTAACGGTTTGTATGACTGTCATCGGAATCGTGTGCCAGTACTTGCCATCGCAGCACATATTCCTAGTGATGAGATCGGAAGTGAGTATTTTCAGGCGACACATCCGGAGTATTTGTTTCAGGAATGCAGTCATTATTGTGAGGTGATTACAACGGCAAAACAGATGCCGCGTTCTTTTACGATGGCAATGCAAACCGCGGTTGCGCGATCAGGTGTTTCCGTGATTGTATTGCCTGGGGACGTAGCCGCCCTGGAAGCGGCTGATCTGCCCGTACCGGAGCATGTGTATCATGCCACCCAGCCTGTGGTACATCCTTCCGAACCTGAACTGTTGAAACTGGCGGGGTTCCTGAATCAAGGCAAAAACATTACGTTGCTGTGCGGAGCAGGCTGCGCTGGTGCGCGTGAACCTCTCATGCAGCTCTGTGATCGCTTGAAATCCCCAATGGTTATTGCTCTGCGAGGCAAGGAATATTTGGAGTACGATAACCCATACTCGGTGGGCCTTACCGGATTAATCGGGTATTCCTCCGGTTACCATGCCATGATGGATTGTGACGTGCTGTTGATGCTGGGAACGGATTTTCCGTACCGTCAATTCTACCCTAATGATGCAGTGGTACTTCAAGTGGATATTCAGTCATCTCATCTTGGTCGTCGTACGAAGCTGGACTATGGGGTATGTGGTGACGTGAAAGCTACGATTGAAACTTTATTGCCTTATCTGACGGAAGAGCATAGTGACAAGCATTTGCATAAAAGTGTGGAACGTTACGAAAAAGTGCGTAAAGAATTGGATGAGCTTGCTGTAGGAAAACCCGGGAAAAAGCCGATTCATCCTCAGTACTTAACCAAGCTCATCAGCGAAGCTGCAGCGGACAATGCGATCTTCACCTGCGATGTAGGTACTCCAACCGTTTGGGCAGCTCGCTACATTGAAATGAGTCGCAATCGCCGCTTGCTGGGTTCATTCAGTCATGGTACGATGGCGAATGCTCTTCCGCAGGCCATTGGGGCTCAAGTGTCAGATCCGGGACGACAAGTGATATCCTTGTCCGGTGATGGCGGGATTGCCATGCTGATGGGTGATCTTCTGACGCTTAAACAGCATAATCTTCCAATTAAAGTTGTCGTGTTTAACAACGGAGCACTCAGTTTTGTTGAACTGGAGATGAAGGCTGCGGGTTTGCTTGAATCTGGAACCGAGCTGGTAAATCCCAATTTTGCCATGGTAGCCCAAGCGATGGGCCTGGAGGGAATACGTGTTGAGGATCCGGGTGAACTGAAAGGGGCTATAGAGCGTGCATTGCAGCATGATGGTCCTGTACTGATCGACGTCGTGGTGAACCGGCAGGAGCTGTCCCTGCCTCCGAAGATTAATATGAAACAGGCCGAAGGCTTCACTTTATGGATGATGAAGGCCGTATTGAATGGGCGTGGCGATGAGCTGATCGAGCTGGCAAAAACCAATTTGCTGAGATAAGTATTATGTTCGTTTAGTAATATCGGGCCGTGTTAAACTGTTGATCTGACAATGTATTGCATAAAATTAATCTGTACATCTCACCCAAAAGAAGGAGACCTCTACCCGCTTTTATTAAGGACTCTCCTTCTTGAGGTGTCTGGCATGTGATACATATTATAATAACAGTTATATGATATGAATTGTTTTAAAGTCATAACTCCATTAAAATAGGTATAGCCAGCAGGCTTTAATTTTTTTCCCCTACATAGGTTACATACCAATGCAAGACCGCTTCATATCGAATGAACCGATCCGATGACAGATGACGAACACACACATGGAGGAGATCAGAATGAGTCACAAAGGAAAAGTAGCAATTATCACTGGAGCAGGAAGTGGATTGGGCCAAGCGACCGCACTGAAGCTGGCTGAGAAGGGCGCGTCTATTGTGGTCGTTGATCTCAAGGCAGAGACCGGTCAGGAAACTGTAAAACAGATTGAGCAGCTTGGTGGTAAAGCGATTTTTGTTCAAGCGGATGTTAGCAAGGCGAACGAGGTAGAGAATTATGTGAACAAAACGATCGAGCAATTCGGCCGAATTGACATGTTCTTCAATAATGCCGGGATTGCTGGTCCTGGAATCAAATTAATTGAGCATACCATCGAGCAGTTTGACCAGATCATTGATATTAACTTGAGAAGTGTATTTTACGGGTTGAAATACGTCATTACTGAAATGCTCAAAACGGGCGGTGGTTCAATCGTGAATACCGCATCTACAGCAGGAATTGTTGGTGTTCCGGCAGTTGCGCCATATGCAGCGACGAAGCACGGTGTAGTTGGACTGACACGAACAGCTGCCATTGAATATGGCAAAGAAAATATTCGCGTGAATGCCATTGCTCCAGGCACGATTGAGACACCAATGGTGGTTCAGTTTGGTAAGGATAACCCGGAAGTGTTCAAAGCGACTATGGACAGTATTCCGTCTGGCCGTCTAGGCAAGCCTGAGGAGATTGCCAATCTGGTATCCTTCCTGCTTGGAGATGAAGCTCCGTACATTAATGGCGCTGTTTATCCAATTGATGGTGCGGTAACTGCACAATAAGACATGAGTCCGAATGAAGAAGAAAGAGAGGATACTGTAATGTCACAGTACCTCTCTTTTTGCATATTACTATTTTTATTCTTGAGCTTATGCTCCATCAGGCCACATTGGAAGAATTGGTTTCAGCCACAGCGGCATCTGTCTGGCGATAGACCAGAGTGATAATGATCATTGCAATGGCCACCCCTGCAGCTCCAATCCAGGTGATGGATGACAACGAAACTGCGCTGACGGCAATTCCTCCAATACCGGCGCCGGCAGCCATCGCCAGCTGCATAACCGAACTGTTCAGACTCAGCATAATCCCGGACGATTCCGGGGCCATCGTAACCAGATGGTATTGCTGTGTTGGACCGGAAGACCAGGCGGCGAAGGACCACAGAATCAGTACAATGAAAATAGTCACTCCCGAATGGGCGGTAACATTCAGCAGGATCAGGCTTACGACATGCAAAGCCATTCCCATGAGGAGTGTTCTTTTTACTCCCAAACGATCGGCGCTGAATCCTCCGGATTTGGAACCAATGAGACTTGCAATACCAAAGGCCAGCAAAGCAGAACTTAACAACGTTTCGCTCATGCCTGCAATAGATACCAGGTAAGGCGAAATATAGGTATAGGCAATGGAGTAGCCTGCTAACCAGAAAAAGGTGACAAGCAGCGCAAATCCGATGCGAGGTTGTTTAAGCAAGGCTAGTTGTTTTTTCAAAGGAACCGGCGCTTCCCCTTCTGATGATGGGATTGTAGATGCGATAACCACCATGGCGATGATACCCAAAACCGCGATGCCTGCAAATACAAGTTTCCAGTCCCAAGCCGCAGCAACCATTCTTCCCAAAGGAACCCCCACGATCAATGAGGCGGTAAACCCGGTAATGACCGTTGCGATGGCGCTGGCCTGTTTGCCCTCAGCGGCTATCTTGGCTGCGACGGTCAAGGCTGTAACAACGACGACTCCGGCTCCAAGAGCCATCAGGACTCGTGCAGCGATAAAGAGCCCATATCCGGGCAACAGGTAGGCCAAGACGTTACCTGCAACAAACAGACCCAGAAAG from Paenibacillus sp. JNUCC-31 includes:
- a CDS encoding SDR family NAD(P)-dependent oxidoreductase codes for the protein MSHKGKVAIITGAGSGLGQATALKLAEKGASIVVVDLKAETGQETVKQIEQLGGKAIFVQADVSKANEVENYVNKTIEQFGRIDMFFNNAGIAGPGIKLIEHTIEQFDQIIDINLRSVFYGLKYVITEMLKTGGGSIVNTASTAGIVGVPAVAPYAATKHGVVGLTRTAAIEYGKENIRVNAIAPGTIETPMVVQFGKDNPEVFKATMDSIPSGRLGKPEEIANLVSFLLGDEAPYINGAVYPIDGAVTAQ
- a CDS encoding MFS transporter, with amino-acid sequence MSNTWKIYVLALVSFLVGTSEYVIAGILDRISDTMNISLIAAGQLITIFSLVYALGTPIIIALTSRMDRRKLLLYFLGLFVAGNVLAYLLPGYGLFIAARVLMALGAGVVVVTALTVAAKIAAEGKQASAIATVITGFTASLIVGVPLGRMVAAAWDWKLVFAGIAVLGIIAMVVIASTIPSSEGEAPVPLKKQLALLKQPRIGFALLVTFFWLAGYSIAYTYISPYLVSIAGMSETLLSSALLAFGIASLIGSKSGGFSADRLGVKRTLLMGMALHVVSLILLNVTAHSGVTIFIVLILWSFAAWSSGPTQQYHLVTMAPESSGIMLSLNSSVMQLAMAAGAGIGGIAVSAVSLSSITWIGAAGVAIAMIIITLVYRQTDAAVAETNSSNVA
- the poxB gene encoding ubiquinone-dependent pyruvate dehydrogenase, with translation MKKTIADVLVEALLNAGIKRIYGIVGDSLNAVLDSIRRSGKIEWIHVRHEEVAAFAAGADAQVSGSIAVCAGSSGPGNMHLINGLYDCHRNRVPVLAIAAHIPSDEIGSEYFQATHPEYLFQECSHYCEVITTAKQMPRSFTMAMQTAVARSGVSVIVLPGDVAALEAADLPVPEHVYHATQPVVHPSEPELLKLAGFLNQGKNITLLCGAGCAGAREPLMQLCDRLKSPMVIALRGKEYLEYDNPYSVGLTGLIGYSSGYHAMMDCDVLLMLGTDFPYRQFYPNDAVVLQVDIQSSHLGRRTKLDYGVCGDVKATIETLLPYLTEEHSDKHLHKSVERYEKVRKELDELAVGKPGKKPIHPQYLTKLISEAAADNAIFTCDVGTPTVWAARYIEMSRNRRLLGSFSHGTMANALPQAIGAQVSDPGRQVISLSGDGGIAMLMGDLLTLKQHNLPIKVVVFNNGALSFVELEMKAAGLLESGTELVNPNFAMVAQAMGLEGIRVEDPGELKGAIERALQHDGPVLIDVVVNRQELSLPPKINMKQAEGFTLWMMKAVLNGRGDELIELAKTNLLR